CTTATTTAATGAATAATAACACAAAATTCCAAGTAATTAAGCTTATTCTTTGTTTAATGATGGTAAGTCTAACCTTAAACACTGCACATGAATATGTCATTGTTTCATCCAAGAATAGAGCATAtagtgttaacattaatgggagacaacattaatggcaaacaatacaaagtggtgcaagtttagcaccctaaagttgactttgaaaaagtggcatgggataattttttttggtccttgagataatgggctatttattgtttggtccttaaacctcaactataaataggccttctcatttctcatttcaattcatcccaaccaatctttctctcttagttttctctcttctcccatttgagaattcttaaggaattctatttgtttgtaatactttgaagatagtaaagttatcatctggttttagtgcccgaggacgtaggtataatttaccgaacctcgttaaaactcttgtgttctttcttgtcctatttttctttcaatatttgagggtataatagtagtatttaattgtgctattaaattactatagaagggatattctgtctaaggaaagacttggtatttaagagatccatgtgatccacctctctttcctgggaattgaactttgtgtgattttttagtacaataatttacacgcttccgaccctattggaacaacatatAGGTCATTACTCTATAGAACAAAACCAAAGAACAATTTTAAGTATTAGGAATATCTCTCGATAAGCTGtaaattatcataaaaaaataaagagaaattataAACACTtgcttatttatttcattcaactcCATAGGTATACTTTTCAGCTACTTACAAAAATAGGTGTGTATGTACGTACTTATATACCGAGCATAATACATGTTTTATACTTGTATATACACATAGAATGGCATTTTTGTTTCTCGATCATACCAGGTCGTAATGACAAGAAATGTTCCTACGAGCTTGTGTTAGAGTATTTTGTCGTAAGACATGCTTGAAGAAATACTTCGCCGATGTTAAACCTGCTGTAAACAAAAATGGCGTCCACCAACCCCTAAACCAAAGAAGTTGGATGCTAAATCAATTAGATTTAGGAgaagcatatatatatagatagatacaTACACTATGTTCATGTGGTTTACCAGAGACAGTATACCTCTTCGTACTCAGTTTTGAGTTGGAAGAAATCAAATCTCTATTGGCAATGAGAATCTGCAATCAACAAAGAAAATGTTGTAAAAGTATATTCCAGTAGGTATAGCTTATTTTTATTCTCTTGTAAATTTTCTTACCATGATGAGATTTAAAAGACCATCATTTTTATCAACAAAAGTGAAGTCTCCATTGATATATGCATCTGCAAGGCCTAAATCTGCCTCTGTCATAACCTGACAAATCAATTTAAGTGCTAATCAATGGCTGAATATACATAGTTTGACATAATAATGTATGACCTTGATTCCGAAGTATTTACCTTCCAGTAAAAATGTGGATAGTGAACTCTAATAACAGATTTTAGATTACATTTTTTGCTAGTTCCCTCAAAGGTAAACATTGTGCCACCTTCCTCCAATAAGCTGTTCATGGAAaaagtataaagatattttaattacaattatgAAATCTCCAATCGATGTCCATggttaaacaaataaaagaaatatgaagTGCATTGGAGAAGCTAGACTGCCATTGCATATAttgatataaataacaaatatctAAGCATAAATAGTTTGATCATATTGACTGATGAAATGTGAACAAGTTAGCCCTTGAAATCTAGAGTAGAACCCATGTTGTTGATCATCAAAACATGGAATGATCTCATAATTCTTGGACAAGTATTTGTATCATTAGAACAGTTAACAACCAGCAGAAGTGAGAAAGAATGCATAAGAACATATACGAACTCACATCACACAGCTGGTTGATATGAAATGACTGAGGAATCGAGTAACAAAAGAGCGAGCCCCTGTTTCCATCAGAGAGGGTACCATTTGTTTTGGATTGCTCAGAACAGAATAACTTTTTCCCAGCACACCATTTGCGGCGGACATCCCGGCCTAGAAAGAAGTGAACCTCAAGAATGAAATTCATTCTACTATATGAATTGTTTTGAAAAAAGTAAAAACCTTGGTGTAAAATAGGTTGggaaacaatttaatcatatgGGATGAATTAGTTTGATAACAGTTAAGATGCATGCTAAAAGAAGCACATTTTACAGCTAACCGAGTTGGTACCTTTAATCCATCTTCATGAAAGCCATAGCCTGAAAGAAAAATGACTTTAGTTACGATAATGAATCACTGGAAACTAAGTTACGGCATACATCTTTTGAATGGAAACATGCATCAAATCACCATACAATAAATTCTCAGAGACAAAAGCAATGAGAAAAAGCATGCTTAtcataaattatttctaaatttcCTAAATGTCAGACAACCAACAAAAGATCATGCATTGCTGGCTGCTAAGTGACAAAAAGGGCACTTTAGCTCAAATGCGTACTCTACATATATAACATGAAAAGGAAGTTTGAAAGCTATAACATGATTAACAAAACGAAGACTGTCTGCCGAGGGTCTTTTATACCAAATCTGCTCACCCTGGTATGCTCCACAGAACCAAATCCCTCTCTTCCCTTGAATCTGATCAAGCTCAAGTGAAGCTTTTGTTGCAGCAATAGATGGTACTGGATGGCCTGTTCTCCACTTAAACAAAGTGTGTCGTGGAGTATAATCTGGATTGAGCGTTACAAGAAACGGTAGGCTTGTTTCTCCAAGATTCTGCAGTATCATACAATGTAGACAATCTTAGACAATTTAAACAGCAATAATTGCTACTCTAAAGTTAATAGGGTTAGAATCCAATTTCAAGAAGTAATCCCACTTGCAATATCCTAATATCATAATCTTTTGGTGGAAGATCTAACACAGTCCTCCTGGTCATGGTGAGACTCAACATATTTCAAACCAAAAACATATGAGACTGTATGAGAACTGTGATTAAACATTATATATTTCAAACCAATAGCTGCCGGCCATGACACCGAGTTTAATATATAGCGAAGAGAACATATTACCTACCTGAAGCACATTAAGCCAGTACGTTAAGCATACTTTCTTGTCAGTACTTCCAAGAAAATTCCATGCACTCCATGCTGCAGGATTTTTCGGCATGAAAGTTGTGTCATGATGAAGAAAAATATcactgccaatgaagaatcataAAAGATTGTGAAAATTGACTTGAGTATTCATCCTAGATGAGAGATACATAAAGCCAGTAACTAtctatcaaatattcaaatacttcaacaGGGTTATCTCTGTCATGGTGAAACGTTAATCCATAAGAGAGATGCATTGCAGAAGACAGGTACCTATAGACATATTGAAAAGCACCAAGTACTCTCAATTCATCATATGTTACTTGGCTCCCTAACAATCTCAAAGCATCTGGTGCATGAATAGCCAGTATGCAACCTTGAAATGATTCTTGAGACTCATCTCCGCATAATACGGTGCAACCTGTGGCAAACATGTTATAATTACTAATGGAACCATAAAAAGTTTCTGACATGAGGAAAGTCTCAACATACACTCCGCATCCACCATGTTTGAACGGTTCAAGAAATAGTTGTTTCAGCAGATTGAGGAACAGAAATGAAGTTACTATTGATCATCTTCAAAGACGCAACTTAAACATGTTTGATTCACATATAGAAATAGTTAGTCCTTATATATTTCCTGTAGATACTTGATTATTATGCTTGATTGTGTTCAATACAATGAAACACAAGACTATGTTGCTGTAAGTATGTTACCAATAAACTTTAGCTGAACATGTAGTTGGCTTTCTGAATAAATCTTGAACGTATCCGAAACATATACTTGAGCAAAACATTGAATTCAAAGACTCACCTTCATCATCACTCAAAACTGAATGCACTTCACACCCAGTTCTTATTATACAGCCTCTGTTCTCCAGCTCTTCTCTGATCTGATGGACATTTAGCCAATAACCAAACATCAAAGCAAGCTTACATCTAATGCATGCAAATGAATTCAGATACTTTGAAGACAAATCATCTTAGCAATAGATATGGTGCAAACAGAGAAAACAAACCTTATTTACGTATTGACGCGAACGCCATCTGACAGTCATCCACTGTGGCCGTCCAAAAAGCTATATAAAGAAAACCAAAGTATCAGAAATTCCTTATAGAGACATCAAACAGATTCTCACAAATACTCAGATTCTTACATACCTGAAGTAAATGATGGTTTTGACAAAACGAAAGAATTGAAAAAGCAGAAAATTCCATAATTCTTTCAGTAGGACTAGACCATATCAAACCACATATCGGTACCTAGAGACAATATACCAACACTGTCATTGCTATTTTACTGCTACAGTGACTTATTATCAAACAGGTAGACTTCAACATAAAGACAGTCTCTGACTCACCAGATAAgcctttagaaacaattcggagTAACCCCGCGAATCAACAAACTGTCCCAACGTCTCATTGCGGTCGAAATCCGGGTTGCTTTCGAGAACTTTGAGATAACTACAAAAATGGGAGGTGAAGATAATCAATACATCACAAAGTTATGATCCAGCAatgagtttttatatatatatatatagacacatTTTTCATTGCTGACCAAATAACATCATTCTTGAACTTGATAATTTCTCTAATCATTTGCCAAAAGTAAAGATTAAAGAGGTTCCTTTTCTGTACAAACAAGCTGGAAATGCCATTACGGCTGCCCCACTCAATGCCATTGCCATGATTTAAGCTCACTGAGAATGACATATCAGATGGTTCCATGTCAACTCCAAGTCTCTCAAACAATTCCATCATATTTGGATATGTTACCTGCTAAAAAGATAAATTTCAGCACATTAAAACACATTGCGTTATACATTATGAGACGGTGTCTTAATTAGTTTTTATTCTTATAACAAATTCTTAATCAAAGTATATATGTTGGGTTCAAATCTTGCCCTTTTCTTTTATGAATTTAGTCCCTCCATCATAATTTCAGCAtcagtttttcttttgttttttcttttgtgtAACTTTTGGAAATGTGTATATAGAGTGTTAGACTAATATTTGTTTCATTAATTCTGACAACTAATTTCACATGTTTTATGTGATAAATTTAGAGTTGTCCATGAGCTGGATGACTCATCCTAATTTGGGTTGAGCTTAGATAAAGAATTTTTATTTACACGCCAAATTTGACtcaaattttaataagttttcaaaaatacattttttaaatgtaatcataaaagtatattaatatattaatataaaactatatggtttattattttataaaaatttagcgtcgaacattaaaatattaacatgtaaataatttttaaaaattagatcgGTGATCGAACCAGTTAAACTGTTCGTTCTCGGTTCAATCATTAATTTaagaattattaaataaataattaaaaattaattgtaaaaaaaataaaaattaatgataCAATTCAACCATCAATTTTTATCtcattttttttgaagtttttttgcTAGTTCAAAAACAATTTGATCTCTAATTGGTTAAATCAATCGAACCGATTCAACCAACTGATGACCACAATcagaaatttatttaaaaaaaaaaaaaacttacccgaTTAAAGACCATGAAACCAAGGTCCAAATCAACATCATGGAAGGTAACAGTATTGGCATGGCCACCCAAATCACCTTCTTTCTCATAAAGCACCACATTAACACCAGCTTTGACAAGAACATATGCTGATATCAACCCACTAATCCCTCCTCCAATCACTgctattttcatttttcttattctttACAACCCTTCCCTGCAAACTTCAAAACAATGCAAGTTTATTATTATCCAGAAGACTGTAATTTAAGGTCAAAACATATCATTAATATTTACAGCAAACAAGACTGTCAATAAAGTAGAACTTCGATACATACTACTCAACCAACTGAACCAACCCGGAGAAATAAACAATAAAACACTACTCAATGTGAAGACTATTTATCAAGCTTTTGCTTGCCGGTAGATAACGCAAATGGAAAATCTATTGAACTGTGATGTGCTTTTTGCCTTCAAGGGTCATGTTATTCATTTGGTTTTGtgttatattatacatatataattttggGTAAATTACGCTAGTGGTCATTCAACTATTAGTATTTTTTCTTGTCACACAactatgaaaagttttaaattggccacgcaactattcaattttggcttcttctttttttgtcatTAGCTAATTAATGGTGACAGTTTTTAAAATCGgcataatagcaaatttaaccctcaaattgacacaatgtataaatgttgataaccaaaacaaaattgaatagttgggtgacaattttataattttccatagttaagtgaccaaaaaagaaaattactaaTTATTgggtgatcattttataacttttcatagttgagtcatgggtgaccaaaaaagaaatttattaatagttg
This window of the Gossypium hirsutum isolate 1008001.06 chromosome A09, Gossypium_hirsutum_v2.1, whole genome shotgun sequence genome carries:
- the LOC107930318 gene encoding uncharacterized protein, producing MKIAVIGGGISGLISAYVLVKAGVNVVLYEKEGDLGGHANTVTFHDVDLDLGFMVFNRVTYPNMMELFERLGVDMEPSDMSFSVSLNHGNGIEWGSRNGISSLFVQKRNLFNLYFWQMIREIIKFKNDVICYLKVLESNPDFDRNETLGQFVDSRGYSELFLKAYLVPICGLIWSSPTERIMEFSAFSILSFCQNHHLLQLFGRPQWMTVRWRSRQYVNKIREELENRGCIIRTGCEVHSVLSDDEGCTVLCGDESQESFQGCILAIHAPDALRLLGSQVTYDELRVLGAFQYVYSDIFLHHDTTFMPKNPAAWSAWNFLGSTDKKVCLTYWLNVLQNLGETSLPFLVTLNPDYTPRHTLFKWRTGHPVPSIAATKASLELDQIQGKRGIWFCGAYQGYGFHEDGLKAGMSAANGVLGKSYSVLSNPKQMVPSLMETGARSFVTRFLSHFISTSCVILLEEGGTMFTFEGTSKKCNLKSVIRVHYPHFYWKVMTEADLGLADAYINGDFTFVDKNDGLLNLIMILIANRDLISSNSKLSTKRGWWTPFLFTAGLTSAKYFFKHVLRQNTLTQARRNISCHYDLSEDEALKDAQQRKISLLIEKARIDGNHEILEIGCGWGSLAIEVVKRTGCKYTGITLSKEQLKFAEMRVKEAELQDNITFQLCDYRQLPSTYKYDRIISCEMIEAVGHEYMDEFFGCCESVLAEDGLFVLQFISIPEERYNGYRRSSDFIKEYIFPGGCLPSFTRITSAMSATSRLCVEHVENIGLHYYQTLRYWRRNFLENQSKIMSLGFNDKFIRTWEYYFDYCAAGFKSNTLGNYQVVFSRPGNVAALGNPYKRPPSVP